In Zingiber officinale cultivar Zhangliang chromosome 1A, Zo_v1.1, whole genome shotgun sequence, the DNA window GCTAAAACACCCAGCAGGGAAAGCATGAGGACCGCAGCTCGTACAACCAGTAGTGTTGATCAAGATAGAGTTGAGTACCCTGGTACTGATGAAACTTATTCGACCTCAAGGAGGACAATTGCTCCATCGCAAAGAACCACTTCACTACCACCGGAACCAGTAAGCACACCTGAAACCAAGGCGCCTGTTCGGGCTACTTCAATGCAGCCTGATCTATCGAATCTCAATGGTGGTCGAGTGCATCCCAACATGCCAGATTACTCTCAGTTGGCTTCACGACTTGCTGCTTTAAGGAACACATGAAATGGTAAGCGCCATGGTATTGCTCTCACACCTACACCCATGGGCACTCTCCTTATTCTTTAGAAACACAATTCCTACCACATTTCAATTGGTTCATTTTCTATATGAACTTGTTTGTCTAATATACTGTAATAGGTTTTTGTCCCTCTTTGTATATGATATTTCTTGAActgtgttttcatttttgtgaaACCATGCTTCAGATGAGTTGAATACAATGAACCAGCATCCTTGCtgtcttcctcttgcttgtagcGACTTGTTAACAATCAGTTGAGTAGATTTGATGAATGATGCGGTAATGATGAAGGATCTCATCCCGTTGTCATGGTGGATCTCAAAGTAAAGACGGTCAATGTTCAGAAGTCATCGTCCGATCGAACGAGTATGTCCCGACCGGGAAGAGAAAGGCCCGATTCGATATCACCTTGGACTCGACTATGCGCTGAGCACCCAACACTCAAATAAGGGGACGACAAAGCAGTATCACCTTGGACTTGGACATCAGCCGAGCACATAGACAGTGGAttttcggccgagcggctatcttGCTCGGCCCGACAACGGACAACATGCGGACAGTGTACCTCCGGACGAGCGGCTATTTTGCTCGGTCCAGCAGCAGGGCAGGCAGACAGTAGACTTCAGGCCGAgtggccatcccgctcggcccgacaaCGGACAACATGTGGACAGTGGAATTCCGGCCGAGTGACTATCCCGCTCGGTCGATACAACACTATCTTTCGACATCCTATTGGGAGCTAGCGCCgttgacaggcggcatggtcagacagaagatcgtacggcggaagcttccactgtcacttcaaagatatgctcggctcgtcagggacactttactgacacgttTTCCAAGAGAAACTTTGAGATGCGTGCTtgctttgggaagcgtgcacacgtGTTACCGAagtcctatataaaggggggtccaagcatcggtgaAGGTATGTGATATTTCACTATTGTGCTACAGTTCTTGTTGCTCGCttattgtttcttcttcttcgtcggagactgacttgagcatcagagggtcatcgccgggatcccttccctggctcggcactgacgctgcttgtgttgcatGTCGGAACGAAGTCCATCGAAGGTCAATAGAAGCATCACATCTTCAGCATCCAtttcatcgactttcggacattATTTTTCGGACAGGATAAACAATGAAGATTGTTGACCATTAATCATTATAAAAACATAAAGAGACCTACTAATTAGAGCGTTCTTTATTATAAAATGATCAACTAGTGAGAAAACGAAGATTATCGCATCCCAACTCTATTAACTATAATACTAACACTACAaatcaaattataattttaagtttaaattaaataaattgagaGCCTAGTGCGGACAAAACAGGTGGAGCAGTAAAGACGATTTGAGTTGGCGAGTTACGTCGTGCGAATAAGATGGAGCGAACGAACAATCATTCCCTTTTACCAAACTGAAAATATATGAATTATGAAATGCAAAAGGCATTAATATTATTTTACACACCATAGATCTGAATTCCATAGACAATTCCTGAAATGATAACTACAAAATTATAAGCATCAGCTTTGATTGAAATATGAGTGACCATTTGACACTCAAACAAAACAtgtttcaaattaaaaaaaaataataataataatactacgGAGAAGAAAAGCAAGGCTATGGAACACTGCAGCTGCTTGTATCTGCAAATCCTAAAACTCATGTTAGATATTGTCACCGAGCAAAAGAAGATGCAGTGATCTGTCTTAACTAATCATGTTTACTTACCAAAATCTTTAGGACACCTTTTCTTTTCTCACTAGTTTTGATGTGTCTCGTTCATGTTGATATATTGTTGTTTCTTGAATCTTGGTTGCCGGCCATCAGCTTAGAATTAGATGGAAGCTCAGGAGATGCATCAATCCGTGCGCTGTGATTTGCAGCAGCGGTTGCTTCCAGAACAGGCTCTAATGTCCATCTATATGAAGGAGAAGCAAATTTGTCAGTTGAGATTTTGTATCTACGATAAACACCTTCAAAATTATCAGAAACCTTCAATTCTGATCTAAACAAGAGGACTCGAGGATACCCACCCCGTCGGGAAGTTGCTGTCGTAGCGGGCCTCGGCGCGGAGCCACCACAGCAGGACCTTCCTCCCGCAATTTCCCAGCGGCTCAACGAACGAGGCATCCTCCAACAGACACAGCGGGCTGTCGATATCCTCGCCCTTCTTCCCCACCTCGTCGAGGTCCCTCACCCAATCCGGCTTTTCCTTGGCTTCTCTCCACAGCAACCTCGAGTTCAGCATGAACCCCGCCCACTCCATCTTCGCCGGCAGCACGGTCTTGCCGGCTCCGATGAAGGTGGCGCCGGTGTTGGGCAGGGGGTTGTAGGTGTGCCATCCGACCAAGTGGCCCGAGGAGTTGCAAGCAGGGCCTTGGATTGGCACAGGGGACTTGTGATCCTCGCCCCTCGAAGTTGATAGCCCGGTAATGTGAGTGAGGATTCTCATGGAGATGGCGCCCATCCATTTCACTCTCTGCGCCTCGTCGAACAGCTCCATGCTGTGCACATTGCTGTCGTCGGCGAATACCACGATCCCGTCCATTCCCCTGTCTCTCACCACTCTGTTTTATGGAAAAGGCGGTAAAGATCCAAGTTTTATACCGAGGTCCCGATCAAGATCCAATTTTGATTATTTAGAGGGAGAGATAATTCACCTGAGAGCGTGGAGGCGCATACGGGATTCGGTGGTGCGCCAGTAGCGTGAGTCTTCGGGCATGGGATGGGGGAAGGGGACGTGGAGAAAGTGGAGACCGGAGCGGGCGAGGAAGGCGGCGGTGTCATTGGATCGGCTGCTCGCGGCCTCGACGACGAGCCAAGTGAGGGGGAAGGGGACGAGGAGAAGGGAGTGGAGGAGGCCAGTGAGGTGGAGCGTTTGGAAGGTGCGGGCGTATGTGGGCGTGACGACGATCAGCGGCCGTGGACTACGTACGCCGTGCTGCAGCCGCTGCTCCCGCTGCACGCGCTCGATGATCCAGTGCGCCCGCATGGTCTCCTCGGAGTCCGGGTGTGTCCACGGCCGGATGCGGATCCCGTGCCGCCCTACCACGACGCGGCTCTTCATCGAGTTCTGCTCCGCCtccggaggcggaggcggagagGAGGCAAGCACGAGAGCTCGCATCTGAGTCGTCGTTGTCGTGGTGTTGGTCACGGCAG includes these proteins:
- the LOC122014487 gene encoding probable beta-1,4-xylosyltransferase IRX14, with amino-acid sequence MKPSLLTSQPSRRGSHRQADSGLGGEGGGGAASAAESVFRSPTAAFWIVIHGVCCVISVFLGFRFSRVVFVLLFSPSSTTTISSVFTSVPALHAAVTNTTTTTTQMRALVLASSPPPPPEAEQNSMKSRVVVGRHGIRIRPWTHPDSEETMRAHWIIERVQREQRLQHGVRSPRPLIVVTPTYARTFQTLHLTGLLHSLLLVPFPLTWLVVEAASSRSNDTAAFLARSGLHFLHVPFPHPMPEDSRYWRTTESRMRLHALRVVRDRGMDGIVVFADDSNVHSMELFDEAQRVKWMGAISMRILTHITGLSTSRGEDHKSPVPIQGPACNSSGHLVGWHTYNPLPNTGATFIGAGKTVLPAKMEWAGFMLNSRLLWREAKEKPDWVRDLDEVGKKGEDIDSPLCLLEDASFVEPLGNCGRKVLLWWLRAEARYDSNFPTGWTLEPVLEATAAANHSARIDASPELPSNSKLMAGNQDSRNNNIST